A window of Candidatus Omnitrophota bacterium contains these coding sequences:
- the rplQ gene encoding 50S ribosomal protein L17 has translation MRHRRRTNKLSRNTANRKALLRSLARSLLLHEHITTTYKKAKVASSLADKLITLGKENTITAKKRAISILGSKELINKLFDDIAPRFAKRQGGYTRVLHMMPRPGDGAEMAVLEFTERKIVEKKVKAKKAKKLKEEGKSTPAHRAEKDHPEAEKVKPPPPPKSVMTAEKEKAGEEKAREKAKSEGQKLQHGFLKGLRGYFHRKSG, from the coding sequence ATGAGGCATAGAAGGAGAACCAATAAACTTTCTAGAAATACAGCTAACCGCAAAGCGCTTTTGCGCAGCTTAGCAAGAAGCCTTCTTTTGCATGAACATATAACCACGACATATAAAAAGGCCAAAGTAGCTAGCTCTTTGGCCGACAAGCTTATTACCCTGGGAAAAGAAAATACAATTACTGCAAAAAAACGAGCGATAAGCATCCTCGGCTCAAAAGAATTGATCAACAAGCTTTTCGACGATATTGCCCCCAGGTTCGCTAAGCGACAAGGTGGCTATACGCGCGTATTGCACATGATGCCGCGCCCGGGCGACGGAGCAGAGATGGCCGTCCTGGAGTTCACCGAGCGAAAGATCGTCGAGAAAAAGGTAAAAGCAAAGAAAGCTAAGAAACTAAAAGAAGAAGGGAAATCAACGCCTGCTCATCGCGCAGAAAAAGATCACCCTGAAGCAGAAAAGGTAAAACCTCCTCCGCCGCCCAAATCCGTTATGACGGCCGAAAAAGAAAAGGCAGGGGAAGAAAAGGCCAGGGAGAAAGCAAAAAGCGAAGGGCAGAAATTGCAGCACGGTTTCCTGAAGGGCCTAAGAGGATATTTCCACAGAAAATCCGGCTAA
- a CDS encoding sensor domain-containing diguanylate cyclase, with product MINLYLSIPILCVAIVMVLILIGAQEVRIALLRKKLDEAIVGTEKRNIQLSYLIKTAQSLSSALSKDKLLRLIIETFGEISKSERVPSLSALYLIDYNTNRFSYETGFNIDITMLKHPSYGLEDTPFKVFRKNRELAFFDDKENIKADFLKENKIAVAREADYAVLAPLVVENEVMGIVVSLCAKSAYEFLRKDLYLLQAVIGQASIALGSAVQSELAVLDRLTKVYNHAYFEVRLEQEIARSNRYKYPVSVFMIDIDHFKIINDTYGHQQGDVILKEVARIIKSNIRVVDLCARYGGEEFAVILPETDLAAYSKREKPATAGEAGGAIAKAENLRKIIAESKITAPEGALIELTVSIGIGVKRFPGGESIGKDDIIREADKQLYAAKEKGRNKVCHA from the coding sequence ATGATCAACTTATATCTGAGCATTCCGATATTATGTGTCGCTATTGTAATGGTCCTTATTTTGATAGGCGCACAGGAAGTCCGAATAGCATTACTTAGAAAGAAACTTGATGAAGCAATCGTAGGTACGGAAAAAAGGAATATCCAGCTATCCTACCTTATAAAAACCGCACAGTCTTTAAGCTCCGCTCTCAGCAAGGACAAGTTGTTGCGCCTCATAATAGAAACCTTCGGCGAAATAAGCAAATCTGAGCGTGTCCCAAGCCTTTCCGCATTATACCTGATTGACTACAACACGAACAGATTTTCATACGAAACCGGTTTTAATATTGATATTACAATGCTCAAACATCCAAGTTATGGCCTTGAAGATACGCCGTTTAAAGTGTTCAGAAAAAACAGGGAACTGGCATTTTTTGATGACAAAGAAAATATTAAGGCAGATTTTCTGAAAGAAAATAAGATAGCCGTTGCGCGGGAAGCGGATTATGCCGTACTTGCGCCTTTGGTAGTCGAGAATGAAGTAATGGGAATAGTGGTCTCACTTTGCGCAAAATCTGCTTACGAGTTTCTGAGGAAGGATTTATATCTTTTGCAAGCAGTAATAGGGCAGGCGTCCATTGCCCTCGGCAGCGCCGTGCAATCGGAATTGGCTGTTTTAGACAGGCTTACCAAGGTTTACAATCATGCTTACTTTGAAGTGCGGCTGGAGCAGGAGATAGCCCGATCCAATCGTTACAAATATCCCGTTTCGGTTTTTATGATCGACATAGACCATTTTAAAATAATCAATGATACGTACGGCCATCAGCAGGGAGATGTAATATTAAAAGAGGTCGCGCGGATAATAAAATCAAATATACGAGTAGTCGATCTTTGCGCCAGATATGGCGGCGAAGAATTTGCCGTAATACTGCCTGAAACCGACCTTGCCGCATATTCCAAACGCGAAAAACCGGCCACAGCCGGAGAAGCGGGGGGCGCCATAGCAAAAGCCGAAAATCTGCGCAAGATTATAGCAGAGTCCAAGATTACCGCGCCGGAAGGAGCTTTGATTGAATTGACGGTCAGCATAGGCATAGGTGTCAAGAGATTCCCCGGCGGAGAATCGATAGGCAAGGACGATATTATA